A part of Tiliqua scincoides isolate rTilSci1 chromosome 13, rTilSci1.hap2, whole genome shotgun sequence genomic DNA contains:
- the PERCC1 gene encoding protein PERCC1, whose product MAAGGVIQSLGKFQLPMVFQHSFLPPTGGQEMLYQDLSEEEGMEEEDEEEEEREGREVGDTSAGHSPARGEQASPTDASPSEAETTLRLLQFAERISDDIQRYFGRKSKEENTDSCNIYEDIRSPPLSGRVLYYTDLVRISQSGELEEEDDISDPLKPLVQPDQQLGHPLCSKEGADKLGPLAELFEYGLCRYLKEQAPPDSRKLRLERKYAHVTPMHVRKLPLSFWKEPSPSPMCALNSNPPDFSDLLANWTSETGQEELNTSRELTSEMNRQVVDTDHFVGL is encoded by the coding sequence ATGGCAGCCGGGGGCGTAATACAGAGCCTGGGCAAATTCCAGCTGCCCATGGTGTTCCAGCACTCGTTCCTACCACCCACTGGTGGCCAGGAGATGCTTTACCAAGACTTATCTGAAGAGgaagggatggaggaggaggatgaagaggaagaagaaagggaaggcagggaggtgggagacACTTCCGCAGGCCACAGCCCTGCCAGAGGGGAGCAGGCTAGCCCTACCGACGCCAGCCCAAGCGAGGCCGAAACGACCCTGCGGCTGCTCCAGTTTGCGGAGCGCATCAGCGACGACATCCAGAGATATTTTGGCAGGAAGAGCAAAGAGGAAAATACGGACTCTTGCAATATCTACGAGGACATTCGCTCCCCTCCACTTTCGGGGCGGGTGTTGTACTACACAGACCTGGTCAGGATTTCTCAGAGCGGGGAGCTGGAGGAAGAAGACGACATCTCTGACCCGCTGAAGCCCCTGGTGCAACCAGACCAACAGCTGGGCCATCCTCTCTGCAGCAAAGAGGGGGCCGACAAGCTGGGACCCCTGGCTGAGCTCTTTGAATATGGCCTCTGTAGGTACCTCAAGGAACAGGCCCCCCCTGACAGCAGGAAGCTGAGGCTGGAGAGGAAGTACGcccatgtcacccccatgcatgTCAGGAAGTTGCCCCTGTCTTTTTGGAAGGAGCCATCCCCCAGCCCCATGTGTGCACTCAATAGCAACCCCCCTGATTTTAGTGACCTTCTGGCCAACTGGACTTCTGAAACCGGCCAGGAGGAACTGAACACCAGCCGGGAGCTGACAAGTGAGATGAACAGGCAGGTGGTGGACACAGACCATTTTGTTGGCCTATGA